A single genomic interval of Sebastes umbrosus isolate fSebUmb1 chromosome 11, fSebUmb1.pri, whole genome shotgun sequence harbors:
- the zdhhc18a gene encoding palmitoyltransferase ZDHHC18a isoform X1, translating into MMKNCEYQQIDPRALSVLPSSAHNQPEKKVQRSRRKWEVFPGKNRFFCDGRIILARQSGVLPLTLVLIVVTCGLFFAFDCPFLVEHLTVFIPVIGGVLCVFVVISLLRTSFTDPGILPRATPDEAADIEKHIDTSGSSSYRPPPRTKEILINQQVVKLKYCFTCKMFRPPRTSHCSLCDNCVERFDHHCPWVGNCVGKRNYRFFYSFIISLSFLTSFIFGCVVTHITLRIRSQEGKSLIQAIQESPASVVELVICFFSIWSIMGLSGFHTYLVASNLTTNEDIKGSWSSKRCAEESGNPYSYNSIITNCCVTLCGPMPPSLIDRRGFVALDEVIPAASSSEIELPPFVVKNEAHMCTQSTKDVLGRMVHSFSDFHGLCPPGIPKTTPLGQEVSSLAAPSTEPSPSAGCLRQHARLCPFSRISKRRDSLHSINPAFRLASPSPSLSRTTFILGDAPDIGFIPLP; encoded by the exons ATGATGAAGAACTGCGAGTACCAGCAGATCGACCCGCGGGCTCTGTCTGTGTTGCCGTCGTCCGCACACAACCAGCCCGAGAAGAAGGTGCAGCGGTCCCGGAGGAAGTGGGAAGTGTTCCCGGGGAAGAACCGGTTCTTCTGCGACGGGAGGATCATCCTGGCCAGACAGAGCGGTGTCCTTCCTCTCACACTTGTCCTTATTGTTGTCACTTGTGGCCTTTTCTTTGCATTCGA TTGCCCATTCCTGGTGGAGCATCTGACCGTCTTTATACCTGTGATTGGTGGggtgctttgtgtgtttgtggtcatCTCCCTGCTGAGAACCAGCTTTACAGACCCAGGCATCTTACCTAGGGCCACCCCAGATGAAGCAGCAGACATAGAGAAGCACATAG ATACCTCAGGATCCTCTTCGTATCGCCCCCCTCCGCGAACCAAGGAGATCCTCATCAACCAGCAGGTGGTAAAGCTCAAATACTGCTTCACTTGTAAAATGTTCCGCCCTCCTCGGACCTCCCACTGCAGCCTGTGTGACAACTGTGTGG AACGATTTGACCACCACTGCCCGTGGGTGGGGAACTGCGTGGGCAAACGCAATTACCGCTTTTTCTACAGCTTCatcatctctctgtcttttctgaCGTCTTTCATATTTGGCTGTGTCGTCACGCACATTACCCTGCGTATAC gtTCTCAAGAAGGTAAAAGCCTTATTCAAGCCATTCAAGAGAGCCCTGCCAG TGTGGTGGAGttggtgatttgtttcttctccATCTGGTCTATTATGGGCCTCTCAGGCTTCCATACGTACTTAGTGGCCTCCAACCTCACAACAAATGAAGAT ATAAAGGGCTCCTGGTCAAGTAAAAGGTGTGCAGAGGAGTCTGGGAACCCGTACAGTTACAACAGTATTATAACCAACTGCTGTGTGACGCTATGTGGCCCCATGCCCCCGAG TCTGATTGACAGAAGAGGTTTCGTGGCTCTTGACGAGGTCATCCCTGCTGCTTCTTCCTCGGAGATAGAGCTGCCTCCCTTCGTGGTCAAGAACGAAGCGCACATG TGCACTCAGAGCACAAAGGACGTGCTGGGGAGGATGGTCCACTCCTTCTCTGACTTTCATGGCCTGTGCCCCCCTGGAATCCCGAAGACCACCCCTCTTGGCCAGGAGGTTTCCAGCTTGGCGGCACCTTCCACGGAGCCGTCGCCCTCCGCCGGCTGTTTACGCCAGCACGCCCGCCTTTGCCCGTTCAGCAGAATCAGCAAGAGGAGGGACTCGCTGCACTCCATCAACCCGGCCTTCCGCCTGGCTTCTCCCTCCCCGTCGCTGAGCCGCACCACGTTTATCCTGGGCGATGCACCCGACATTGGCTTTATCCCGCTACCCTGA
- the zdhhc18a gene encoding palmitoyltransferase ZDHHC18a isoform X2, protein MMKNCEYQQIDPRALSVLPSSAHNQPEKKVQRSRRKWEVFPGKNRFFCDGRIILARQSGVLPLTLVLIVVTCGLFFAFDCPFLVEHLTVFIPVIGGVLCVFVVISLLRTSFTDPGILPRATPDEAADIEKHIDTSGSSSYRPPPRTKEILINQQVVKLKYCFTCKMFRPPRTSHCSLCDNCVERFDHHCPWVGNCVGKRNYRFFYSFIISLSFLTSFIFGCVVTHITLRIRSQEGKSLIQAIQESPASVVELVICFFSIWSIMGLSGFHTYLVASNLTTNEDIKGSWSSKRCAEESGNPYSYNSIITNCCVTLCGPMPPSLIDRRGFVALDEVIPAASSSEIELPPFVVKNEAHMEENCQDFALSCTA, encoded by the exons ATGATGAAGAACTGCGAGTACCAGCAGATCGACCCGCGGGCTCTGTCTGTGTTGCCGTCGTCCGCACACAACCAGCCCGAGAAGAAGGTGCAGCGGTCCCGGAGGAAGTGGGAAGTGTTCCCGGGGAAGAACCGGTTCTTCTGCGACGGGAGGATCATCCTGGCCAGACAGAGCGGTGTCCTTCCTCTCACACTTGTCCTTATTGTTGTCACTTGTGGCCTTTTCTTTGCATTCGA TTGCCCATTCCTGGTGGAGCATCTGACCGTCTTTATACCTGTGATTGGTGGggtgctttgtgtgtttgtggtcatCTCCCTGCTGAGAACCAGCTTTACAGACCCAGGCATCTTACCTAGGGCCACCCCAGATGAAGCAGCAGACATAGAGAAGCACATAG ATACCTCAGGATCCTCTTCGTATCGCCCCCCTCCGCGAACCAAGGAGATCCTCATCAACCAGCAGGTGGTAAAGCTCAAATACTGCTTCACTTGTAAAATGTTCCGCCCTCCTCGGACCTCCCACTGCAGCCTGTGTGACAACTGTGTGG AACGATTTGACCACCACTGCCCGTGGGTGGGGAACTGCGTGGGCAAACGCAATTACCGCTTTTTCTACAGCTTCatcatctctctgtcttttctgaCGTCTTTCATATTTGGCTGTGTCGTCACGCACATTACCCTGCGTATAC gtTCTCAAGAAGGTAAAAGCCTTATTCAAGCCATTCAAGAGAGCCCTGCCAG TGTGGTGGAGttggtgatttgtttcttctccATCTGGTCTATTATGGGCCTCTCAGGCTTCCATACGTACTTAGTGGCCTCCAACCTCACAACAAATGAAGAT ATAAAGGGCTCCTGGTCAAGTAAAAGGTGTGCAGAGGAGTCTGGGAACCCGTACAGTTACAACAGTATTATAACCAACTGCTGTGTGACGCTATGTGGCCCCATGCCCCCGAG TCTGATTGACAGAAGAGGTTTCGTGGCTCTTGACGAGGTCATCCCTGCTGCTTCTTCCTCGGAGATAGAGCTGCCTCCCTTCGTGGTCAAGAACGAAGCGCACATG GAGGAGAACTGTCAGGATTTTGCTTTGTCCTGCACAGCCTGA
- the pigv gene encoding palmitoyltransferase ZDHHC18-A, which translates to MTMDVRAVLEFATVTRGLSLFLQAAFNAVIPDHDADAFRPPRTEEPLYLDSAVEWLFGGLSHWDAEHFLFIAERGYLYEHNFAFFPLYPVVLRGLAETLLWPLSSWLSVRGRLLVAVALGNSALFLLSAVALYALSRIVLQDRRLALLSSLLYCITPANVFMTAGYSESLFAALTFGGLFLLEKGFTFRACLALSIATAARSNGLVNIGFLLYLPSLYAISQIRVYRTTTKGHSKVFRYIWAIIRLLLTSLLGTAIIALPFCAFQYYGYRTFCTPSVSLERIPPALLSLAELKGYRVPDENGPPPLWCMRPLPLLYSHIQDVYWDVGFLRYFELKQIPNFILALPMATLGIMAAYAYFQANPELCLRLGLWETGANKGLDKPTPGLFNPRVFVYVVHSTVLLVFGTLCMHVQVLTRFMASSSPVPFWISAHLLLLNEPLLHRRKTSNPNVQLQTHSRNGCKHTPQNPIVALLPHFKSCSPTTQSILGYFLSYWVLGLALHCNFLPWT; encoded by the exons ATGACTATGGATGTCAGAGCGGTTCTGGAGTTCGCCACAGTCACCAGGGGTCTGTCACTGTTTCTGCAG GCTGCCTTCAATGCTGTCATCCCTGACCATGATGCTGATGCGTTCAGGCCCCCACGGACAGAGGAGCCTCTGTACTTGGACTCTGCAGTGGAGTGGTTGTTCGGTGGCCTCTCCCACTGGGATGCCGAGCACTTCCTCTTCATCGCCGAGAGAGGATACCTTTACGAGCACAACTTTGCTTTCTTCCCCCTCTACCCCGTCGTCCTCCGGGGCCTGGCAGAGACGCTGCTGTGGCCCCTGAGCAGCTGGCTGAGTGTGCGTGGGCGTCTGCTGGTGGCGGTGGCTCTTGGGAACAGTGCCCTCTTCCTGCTGAGCGCGGTCGCCTTGTACGCGCTCAGCAGGATAGTTCTCCAGGACAGACGTCTCGCTCTGCTCTCCAGCCTGCTCTACTGCATCACGCCTGCCAATGTCTTCATGACCGCTGGATACTCGGAGAGCCTGTTTGCGGCGCTCACGTTCGGCGGTCTGTTCCTCCTGGAGAAAGGATTCACCTTCCGAGCCTGCCTGGCCCTCAGCATCGCCACTGCAGCACGATCTAACGGACTTGTTAACATAGGATTTCTACTGTATCTTCCATCGCTGTACGCCATCTCCCAGATTCGTGTGTAtcgaacaacaacaaaaggccACAGTAAAGTCTTCCGCTATATTTGGGCCATCATCCGTCTCCTGCTCACCTCCCTCTTGGGAACTGCAATCATTGCCCTTCCCTTCTGTGCGTTCCAGTACTACGGGTATAGGACGTTTTGCACACCGTCTGTCTCCTTGGAGAGGATCCCCCCTGCTCTTCTGTCGCTGGCTGAACTAAAGGGCTACCGGGTTCCAGATGAAAACGGTCCACCGCCCCTTTGGTGCATGAGACCTCTCCCCTTGCTTTACTCTCACATCCAGGATGTTTACTGGGACGTGGGCTTCCTCCGCTACTTTGAGCTGAAGCAGATACCGAACTTCATTCTGGCTCTACCCATGGCCACCCTCGGCATAATGGCAGCTTATGCATATTTCCAAGCCAATCCAGAACTGTGTCTGAGACTCGGACTTTGGGAGACGGGTGCAAACAAAGGACTTGACAAACCCACACCGGGATTGTTTAACCCCAGAGTGTTTGTGTACGTCGTACATTCAACTGTGCTACTGGTGTTTGGGAcattgtgcatgcatgtgcag GTTCTAACCAGATTCATGGCCTCCTCGTCTCCCGTGCCCTTCTGGATAAGCGCtcacctgctcctcctcaacGAACCGCTTCTCCATCGAAGGAAAACATCAAATCCCAACGTACAGctgcagacacattccagaaaCGGATGCAAGCACACACCTCAAAACCCCATCGTCGCACTGCTGCCACACTTTAAAAGCTGTTCCCCGACGACTCAGAGCATCCTGGGATACTTCCTCTCTTACTGGGTGCTGGGCCTGGCGCTGCACTGTAACTTCTTGCCATGGACATGA